From Streptomyces fungicidicus, one genomic window encodes:
- a CDS encoding dihydrofolate reductase family protein, which translates to MPRKIIASMFISLDGVVEAPDQWHFPYFNDEMGAAVGASLNTAEVLLFGRRTYDSFAGAWPGREAAGGEEAGFAKQLGDMRKIVFSHGRPDLSWRNSEQARGDVAEVAAALKGEPGGDIALSGSVSVVRQLLAAGLLDELHLLVHPIAVRKGMRLFDEGEPSIPLKLLKSETFTTGVLNLVYGPDTAPPTGGYEEAAAALGE; encoded by the coding sequence ATGCCGAGGAAGATCATCGCCAGTATGTTCATCTCGCTCGACGGCGTCGTCGAGGCGCCCGACCAGTGGCACTTCCCCTACTTCAACGACGAGATGGGGGCCGCCGTCGGCGCGAGCCTGAACACCGCCGAGGTCCTGCTCTTCGGCCGCAGGACGTACGACAGCTTCGCCGGCGCCTGGCCTGGGCGGGAGGCGGCGGGCGGGGAGGAGGCGGGCTTCGCCAAGCAGCTCGGCGACATGCGGAAGATCGTGTTCTCGCACGGCCGGCCCGACCTGTCATGGCGGAACTCCGAGCAGGCGCGGGGCGATGTCGCCGAGGTCGCCGCCGCACTGAAGGGCGAGCCGGGCGGTGATATCGCCCTGAGCGGCTCGGTCTCCGTCGTCCGGCAACTGCTGGCCGCGGGCCTGCTCGACGAACTGCACCTGCTCGTTCACCCGATCGCGGTGCGCAAGGGCATGCGCCTGTTCGACGAGGGCGAGCCGTCGATCCCGCTGAAGCTGCTGAAGTCGGAGACCTTCACGACGGGCGTGCTGAACCTCGTGTACGGGCCCGACACCGCGCCGCCGACCGGCGGTTACGAGGAGGCCGCCGCCGCGCTCGGGGAGTGA
- a CDS encoding sodium:solute symporter family transporter, translating to MTTLLDPSSRSLVFAVFSVFVVICLMLCIVTGADEDDRALVRSDSRRLRSWQQGVAMGGDTTTVATVTVLVGMVATSGFDGLGVMLGSLVGVLLLLVLVVEPLRGHASRTAADMLDARGSGGPRVRVSWGVVTLLVCFPLLVVQLVVVGNVAAALIGQPGVRTGCIVVIGCVMTALAVSGGIRGTGVVMLAKSAIALPVLLVAAVLVLHRFGWDPGRLLDAAAHGSGTGGAFLRPGGYTGEGWVGAVNRIGQTVGMSMATLAMPAVLMRAISTKSPRGARSGGRWMLGELTLLYGALAVVGVGAAALVGGALREAGPAAQVFTPLMLGRALDSGGILVAALACVLFLTALAAVVDVTLAAGIALGRDVLGASGKADGAASRWSAALTGVVSSVVAAVAADWNLVVISTLWLALCGAALAPVLLYALYWPGFTARGALWCLWGATALSVAALALSPYTSGTPESLFPGHDFRIWDVTIPGLVTVPAGFLLGWLGSVTDPRRAAGGVPGAGRRRALDTV from the coding sequence GTGACCACGCTGCTCGATCCCTCGTCCCGTTCCCTCGTCTTCGCCGTGTTCTCGGTGTTCGTCGTGATCTGCCTGATGCTGTGCATCGTCACCGGCGCCGACGAGGACGACCGGGCCCTCGTCCGGTCCGACAGCCGCCGGCTGCGCTCCTGGCAGCAGGGCGTCGCGATGGGCGGAGACACCACCACCGTCGCGACGGTCACCGTGCTGGTGGGCATGGTCGCCACGTCCGGCTTCGACGGCCTCGGCGTCATGCTGGGCAGCCTGGTCGGGGTGCTGCTGCTCCTGGTGCTGGTCGTCGAGCCACTGCGCGGGCACGCCTCGCGGACGGCCGCGGACATGCTGGACGCGCGCGGCAGCGGCGGGCCCCGGGTGCGCGTCTCGTGGGGCGTGGTGACCCTGCTCGTCTGCTTCCCGCTGCTGGTCGTGCAGTTGGTGGTGGTCGGCAATGTCGCCGCCGCGCTGATCGGGCAGCCCGGTGTGCGCACCGGCTGCATCGTGGTGATCGGCTGCGTGATGACGGCGCTGGCGGTCAGCGGCGGGATCCGGGGCACGGGCGTGGTGATGCTCGCGAAGTCGGCGATCGCGCTGCCCGTGCTGCTGGTCGCCGCCGTGCTCGTGCTCCACCGCTTCGGCTGGGATCCCGGCCGGCTGCTGGACGCCGCCGCGCACGGTTCGGGGACGGGCGGGGCGTTCCTGCGTCCGGGCGGCTACACCGGTGAGGGGTGGGTGGGGGCCGTGAACCGGATCGGGCAGACCGTCGGCATGTCGATGGCCACGCTGGCGATGCCCGCCGTGCTGATGCGGGCCATCTCGACGAAGAGCCCGCGCGGCGCCCGGTCCGGCGGCCGCTGGATGCTCGGCGAACTCACCCTGCTGTACGGCGCGCTCGCCGTCGTCGGCGTCGGGGCGGCGGCCCTCGTCGGCGGGGCGCTGCGGGAGGCCGGTCCGGCGGCGCAGGTGTTCACGCCGCTGATGCTCGGGCGGGCGCTCGACAGCGGGGGCATCCTGGTCGCGGCGCTGGCCTGCGTCCTCTTCCTCACCGCGCTCGCGGCCGTGGTGGATGTGACCCTGGCCGCGGGCATCGCCCTGGGACGGGACGTGCTGGGGGCGTCCGGCAAGGCGGACGGCGCCGCGTCGCGGTGGTCGGCGGCGCTGACGGGGGTGGTCTCCTCGGTCGTGGCGGCCGTCGCCGCCGACTGGAACCTGGTGGTGATCTCGACGCTCTGGCTCGCCCTGTGCGGCGCGGCCCTGGCACCCGTCCTGCTGTACGCCCTGTACTGGCCCGGGTTCACCGCCCGCGGCGCCCTGTGGTGCCTGTGGGGGGCCACGGCGCTGAGCGTCGCGGCGCTCGCGCTGTCGCCGTACACGTCCGGCACACCCGAGTCGCTCTTCCCGGGGCACGACTTCAGGATCTGGGACGTGACGATCCCGGGCCTGGTGACGGTACCGGCCGGATTCCTGCTGGGCTGGCTGGGCAGCGTCACGGATCCGCGCCGGGCGGCGGGCGGCGTACCGGGGGCGGGGCGTCGCAGGGCGCTGGACACCGTGTGA
- a CDS encoding DUF485 domain-containing protein, which translates to MSFGPQPWHGLPPHPDEPAAGARPPAEHGRHDDGEAARLAVGLRLGVRIAVVWLLYVLAAALAPDAYGTPVAGPVGLGVILAVVPLAVGVHALVVYGRRVDRVDRVEPRQDDRRRP; encoded by the coding sequence ATGTCCTTCGGACCGCAGCCCTGGCACGGGCTGCCGCCGCACCCTGACGAACCCGCAGCCGGGGCACGGCCCCCGGCGGAGCACGGGCGGCACGACGACGGGGAGGCCGCGCGGCTCGCCGTCGGGCTGCGCCTCGGCGTCCGGATCGCCGTCGTCTGGCTGCTCTACGTGCTGGCCGCCGCCCTCGCACCGGACGCGTACGGCACGCCGGTCGCCGGACCGGTGGGCCTCGGCGTGATCCTGGCCGTGGTGCCCCTGGCCGTCGGGGTGCACGCGCTGGTGGTGTACGGGCGACGGGTCGACCGGGTCGACCGGGTCGAGCCGCGGCAGGACGACCGGAGGCGGCCGTGA
- a CDS encoding UDP-N-acetylglucosamine 1-carboxyvinyltransferase: MSDDYLVRIGKLIRDARQHRGWTQTQLAEALNTSQSAVNRIERGNQNISLEMIARIGEALDSEIVSLGYAGPMHLRVVGGRRLSGAIDVKTSKNACVALLCASLLNKGRTVLRRVARIEEVYRLLEVLNSIGVRTRWINDGVDLEIVPPAELNLPAIDADAARRTRSIIMFLGPLLHRTDRFMLPYAGGCDLGTRTVEPHMIALRRFGLDIAATEGQYHAVVDRSVAPDRPIVLTERGDTVTENALLAAARHDGTTVIRNASSNYMVQDLCFFLEALGVKVDGIGTTTLTVHGVPTIDVDVDYSPSEDPVEAMSLVAAAVVTESELTVRRVPIEFLEIELAVLEEMGLDHDRTPEYFADNGRTRLVDLTVRPSKLEAPIDKIHPMPFPGLNIDNVPFFAAIAAVAQGQTLIHDWVYDNRAIYLTDLNRLGGRLQLLDPHRVLVEGPTRWRAAEMMCPPALRPAVVVLLAMMAAEGTSVLRNVYVINRGYEDLAERLNSIGAQIEIFRDI; encoded by the coding sequence ATGTCAGACGACTACCTCGTACGCATCGGCAAGCTCATCCGTGACGCCCGGCAGCACCGCGGCTGGACGCAGACGCAGCTTGCCGAGGCGCTCAACACCAGTCAGAGCGCCGTCAATCGGATCGAGCGCGGCAACCAGAACATCAGCCTTGAGATGATCGCCCGGATCGGCGAGGCCCTCGACAGCGAGATCGTGTCGCTGGGCTACGCCGGTCCGATGCATCTGCGCGTGGTGGGCGGCCGCCGGCTCTCCGGCGCCATCGACGTCAAGACGAGCAAGAACGCCTGCGTGGCCCTGCTGTGCGCGTCGCTGCTCAACAAGGGGCGCACCGTGCTGCGTCGCGTCGCCCGCATCGAGGAGGTCTACCGCCTCCTGGAGGTGCTGAACTCCATCGGCGTGCGCACCCGCTGGATCAACGACGGCGTCGACCTGGAGATCGTGCCGCCCGCCGAGCTGAACCTGCCGGCCATCGACGCGGACGCGGCCCGCCGCACCCGCTCCATCATCATGTTCCTCGGCCCGCTGCTGCACCGCACGGACCGCTTCATGCTGCCGTACGCCGGCGGCTGCGACCTCGGCACGCGCACCGTCGAGCCGCACATGATCGCGCTGCGCCGGTTCGGCTTGGACATCGCCGCCACCGAGGGCCAGTACCACGCGGTGGTGGACCGCTCCGTCGCCCCGGACCGCCCGATCGTGCTGACCGAGCGCGGGGACACCGTCACGGAGAACGCGCTGCTGGCCGCCGCGCGCCACGACGGCACGACCGTCATCCGCAACGCCTCCTCCAACTACATGGTCCAGGACCTGTGCTTCTTCCTGGAGGCGCTGGGCGTCAAGGTGGACGGCATCGGCACCACCACGCTCACCGTGCACGGCGTGCCGACCATCGACGTCGACGTGGACTACTCCCCCTCCGAGGACCCGGTCGAGGCGATGAGCCTGGTGGCCGCGGCCGTGGTGACGGAGTCGGAGCTGACCGTCCGCCGCGTGCCCATCGAGTTCCTGGAGATCGAGCTGGCGGTCCTGGAGGAGATGGGCCTCGACCACGACCGCACGCCGGAGTACTTCGCCGACAACGGCCGCACCCGCCTGGTGGACCTCACCGTCCGGCCCTCCAAGCTGGAGGCGCCGATCGACAAGATCCACCCGATGCCGTTCCCCGGCCTGAACATCGACAACGTCCCGTTCTTCGCGGCGATCGCGGCGGTGGCCCAGGGCCAGACCCTCATCCACGACTGGGTCTACGACAACCGCGCGATCTACCTGACCGACCTCAACCGCCTCGGCGGCCGCCTCCAGCTCCTCGACCCGCACCGCGTCCTGGTCGAGGGCCCGACCCGCTGGCGCGCCGCCGAGATGATGTGCCCGCCGGCGCTGCGCCCGGCGGTGGTCGTCCTGCTGGCGATGATGGCCGCGGAGGGCACGTCGGTCCTGCGCAACGTGTACGTCATCAACCGGGGCTACGAGGACCTGGCGGAGCGGCTGAACTCGATCGGCGCGCAGATCGAGATCTTCCGGGACATCTGA
- a CDS encoding DUF4236 domain-containing protein: MPLTFRKSFRILPGVRLNINKRSWSITTGSSNGPRYTRSSTGRRTTSMDLPGPFGWRRTRGTRRTGGH, translated from the coding sequence ATGCCGCTCACGTTTCGCAAGAGCTTTCGGATCCTTCCGGGGGTGCGGCTGAACATCAACAAGCGGTCGTGGTCCATCACCACCGGCAGCAGCAACGGCCCCCGCTACACCCGCAGCAGTACAGGACGTCGTACGACATCGATGGATTTGCCCGGACCTTTCGGGTGGCGCCGGACTCGCGGAACCCGTCGCACCGGGGGACACTGA
- a CDS encoding Vgb family protein, with protein MKDPPMPSRPTAPIAEFPVSGRDAGPYGITCGPDSALWFTMVHQGRIGRITTAGDVTSYQLEPASGGPSIITTGPDDALWFTEFRSHRIGRITTTGTITSFPLPTPDAGPFGITTGPDDALWFTEAGADRIGRITPAGHVTEFPLPLPGAFPSAIAAGPDGRLWFTMNQANAIGAIDLDGHVTVHPLPAPDSAPVGITAGADGAMWFVEIGAGRIGRITPDGKIDEFALPDPASRPHAITAGADGNCWFTEWGANRIGRITPDGRIDEHDLPSPSSEPHGITRGPDGAIWTALEIGTVARLSPH; from the coding sequence ATGAAGGACCCGCCCATGCCGAGCCGTCCGACTGCCCCGATCGCAGAGTTTCCCGTGTCCGGCAGGGACGCCGGTCCCTACGGAATCACCTGCGGCCCCGACAGCGCGCTGTGGTTCACCATGGTCCACCAGGGGCGGATCGGCCGGATCACCACCGCCGGTGACGTCACCTCCTACCAACTCGAACCCGCTTCCGGTGGACCGTCGATCATCACGACGGGGCCCGACGACGCCCTGTGGTTCACCGAATTCCGCAGCCACCGGATCGGCCGCATCACCACCACCGGAACCATCACCTCGTTCCCGCTGCCGACTCCGGACGCCGGGCCGTTCGGCATCACCACCGGCCCCGACGACGCCCTCTGGTTCACCGAGGCGGGCGCCGACCGCATCGGCCGCATCACACCCGCCGGCCACGTCACCGAGTTCCCCCTTCCGCTCCCGGGGGCCTTCCCGTCAGCCATCGCCGCCGGCCCCGACGGCCGGCTGTGGTTCACGATGAACCAGGCGAACGCGATCGGCGCCATCGACCTCGACGGCCACGTCACCGTCCACCCGCTGCCCGCCCCCGACAGCGCCCCCGTCGGCATCACCGCCGGCGCCGACGGCGCCATGTGGTTCGTCGAGATCGGCGCCGGCCGGATCGGACGGATCACCCCGGACGGAAAGATCGACGAGTTCGCCCTGCCCGACCCCGCGTCACGCCCGCACGCCATTACCGCCGGCGCCGACGGGAACTGCTGGTTCACCGAATGGGGAGCCAACCGCATCGGCCGGATCACCCCCGACGGCCGAATCGACGAACACGACCTCCCCAGCCCGTCCTCCGAACCGCACGGCATCACACGGGGACCCGACGGAGCGATCTGGACCGCCCTGGAGATCGGAACGGTCGCCCGACTCTCACCACACTGA